Proteins encoded within one genomic window of Bacillus sp. 1NLA3E:
- a CDS encoding sensor histidine kinase — MINLVPFMLEKVGIIVIVAYLLSQMKSFQQVVQREHKTNEKIFLILLFGLFGLISNYTGIEVSDHTISQAEWHNEIDSGSALANTRVMGVVIGGLLGGPMVGIGAGLIAGIHRYTLGGFTAFSCAISTIIAGIIAGYLGRKRKQQGKRITSTYAVTVGIVLEAIQMLIILVTAKPFEQAWSLVQLIGFPMIAVNGLGTLIFMFIIQSIMRDEERTRANSTNLAFRIADQTLPYFRQGLNIYSCNAISKIMLRLTDADAVAVTDDHQVLAHVGAGSDHHIPKGKPVTGLTISALESGKISVATTKEEIFCMHSHCPLQGAIVLPLKVKDKIVGTLKMYYTQQGKLNKVQRELAEGLANLFSAQLELAEAERQTKLLKEAEIMALQAQIHPHFLFNSINTISALCRTDSDKARKLLIELSSFIRGNLQGARQMLIPLEKELENVKAYLSLEQTRFPNKFIIDFLIEPGLEKVLIPPFTLQPLVENSIHYGFPGSKSKGKITIRIFLKDDQISIIIADNGKGIPEDKIEVLGKQVVTSQKGNGMAVFNINERLKGIYNGHASFTIKSEVNLGTSMTISIPFDNKGGVIKNAESLYCG; from the coding sequence ATGATAAATTTAGTTCCATTTATGCTCGAAAAAGTAGGAATCATTGTAATTGTTGCTTATTTACTTTCCCAAATGAAATCATTTCAACAAGTTGTTCAAAGAGAGCACAAAACAAATGAGAAAATTTTCCTCATTTTACTTTTTGGTCTTTTCGGGTTGATTAGTAATTATACCGGAATAGAAGTCTCTGATCATACCATTAGCCAAGCCGAGTGGCATAATGAAATTGATTCCGGGAGTGCATTAGCAAACACAAGAGTAATGGGGGTCGTCATTGGAGGGTTACTTGGGGGGCCAATGGTTGGGATCGGTGCCGGGCTAATTGCAGGTATCCACCGTTATACTCTCGGAGGATTTACCGCTTTTTCTTGTGCCATTTCAACCATCATTGCCGGAATAATTGCTGGTTACTTAGGGAGGAAAAGAAAACAACAGGGGAAAAGAATTACGTCTACATATGCTGTTACGGTAGGAATCGTTTTGGAAGCCATTCAGATGCTGATCATTCTCGTGACAGCTAAACCGTTTGAACAAGCATGGAGTTTAGTTCAGTTGATTGGGTTTCCAATGATTGCTGTCAATGGGCTTGGAACATTGATATTCATGTTTATTATTCAATCAATCATGCGTGATGAAGAACGCACTCGTGCAAATTCAACCAACCTAGCTTTTAGAATTGCTGACCAAACGCTACCGTACTTCCGCCAAGGGTTAAACATTTATTCATGTAATGCCATTTCAAAAATAATGTTGAGGCTGACAGATGCAGATGCTGTTGCTGTAACGGATGATCATCAGGTTCTCGCACATGTTGGCGCAGGAAGCGATCACCATATACCTAAGGGTAAACCCGTGACTGGATTGACCATAAGTGCACTTGAAAGCGGAAAAATATCGGTGGCTACAACGAAGGAAGAGATATTCTGTATGCACAGTCATTGTCCATTACAGGGGGCGATTGTTCTGCCACTAAAGGTAAAGGACAAAATTGTTGGTACATTGAAAATGTACTACACTCAGCAAGGTAAGCTTAATAAGGTTCAGCGCGAATTAGCAGAGGGTCTGGCAAATCTATTTTCTGCACAATTAGAGCTTGCCGAGGCAGAACGGCAGACCAAGCTATTAAAGGAAGCAGAAATCATGGCTTTGCAAGCACAGATTCATCCCCACTTTTTATTTAATAGTATTAACACTATATCAGCACTGTGCCGGACAGATTCTGATAAGGCTCGTAAACTACTAATCGAGCTGAGTTCTTTTATTCGTGGCAATCTTCAAGGAGCTAGACAGATGCTGATCCCTTTGGAGAAAGAATTAGAAAATGTTAAAGCTTATTTATCCTTGGAACAAACTCGATTTCCAAACAAATTCATTATTGATTTTTTAATTGAACCAGGTCTTGAAAAGGTCCTAATCCCACCCTTTACCCTTCAGCCTTTAGTTGAAAATTCAATTCATTATGGTTTCCCTGGAAGTAAATCAAAAGGGAAAATTACCATTCGGATTTTTTTGAAAGACGATCAAATATCCATCATTATTGCAGATAATGGTAAGGGAATTCCTGAAGACAAAATTGAAGTGCTTGGTAAACAAGTTGTGACTTCCCAAAAAGGAAATGGCATGGCTGTATTTAATATAAATGAGCGGCTTAAAGGAATTTACAATGGTCATGCAAGTTTTACGATTAAAAGTGAAGTGAATCTTGGAACAAGCATGACCATTTCCATTCCATTCGACAATAAAGGAGGGGTGATAAAAAATGCTGAGAGCCTATATTGTGGATGA
- a CDS encoding LytR/AlgR family response regulator transcription factor, producing the protein MLRAYIVDDEPLARDELKYLLIRSKQVEIIGESDCIEEAVLGISEHQPDLVFLDIELGDDSGLSLAKQIESLNPAPAIVFATAYDEYALQAFQLNAVDYIQKPFDEDRIQKTLTKIRKIQHIGNQDVPIRSSMKTEYNGKMAILVDERIILLSHPDIVYLESCEGKCTIKTMDHEFKVNETLVVLEKKLTMDQFLRVHRSFVVNMDHIAEIEPWFNSTYNLHMKDGSKVPVSRTYVKELKQYIGL; encoded by the coding sequence ATGCTGAGAGCCTATATTGTGGATGATGAACCTTTAGCAAGAGATGAATTAAAATATTTACTCATTAGAAGTAAACAGGTAGAAATTATTGGAGAGAGTGATTGTATCGAAGAAGCTGTGTTAGGTATTTCAGAGCATCAACCTGATCTTGTTTTTTTGGATATAGAACTAGGTGATGACAGTGGTTTGAGTTTAGCAAAGCAAATAGAATCCCTTAACCCCGCTCCAGCGATCGTATTTGCAACAGCCTATGATGAATATGCCCTCCAGGCTTTTCAATTAAATGCTGTCGATTATATTCAAAAACCTTTTGACGAAGATCGTATTCAAAAAACTTTAACAAAAATTAGGAAAATCCAACACATTGGCAATCAGGATGTTCCCATCCGATCCTCTATGAAAACGGAGTATAATGGGAAAATGGCGATCCTTGTTGATGAAAGAATAATTTTATTATCCCATCCTGACATTGTTTATTTAGAATCGTGTGAGGGTAAGTGTACGATTAAAACAATGGATCATGAGTTTAAAGTGAACGAAACACTCGTCGTATTGGAGAAAAAGTTAACAATGGATCAATTCCTTCGAGTACACCGGAGTTTCGTTGTGAATATGGATCATATCGCAGAAATTGAACCTTGGTTCAACTCTACATATAACCTTCACATGAAGGATGGATCCAAAGTACCAGTTAGCAGAACTTATGTGAAAGAATTAAAGCAGTATATAGGGTTATAG
- a CDS encoding carbon starvation CstA family protein, with protein sequence MHAATIVIGAICVLLIGYRLYGTFMAAKVLKLNETKLTPAHKLEDGQNYVPTNKWVTFGHHFAAIAAAGPLVGPILAAQFGYLPGLIWLLIGAVLGGAVHDMVVLFASMRRDGKSLSEVAKEELGPVAGFCTGLAMLFIITITMAGLSLVVLGALERNPWGTFAVGITIPIAMGVGLYHKKTGNLKLATIVGFALIMLAIFLGPNIEGTWLGDVLTLEKSTLALILPIYAFFAAALPVWLLLAPRDYLSTFMKIGVFIALIIGVFYVNPEIQFPKVFSQFVNGGGPIVAGPLWPFISITIACGAISGFHAFVGSGTTPKMINRWHDIKGVAFGSMLVECLVGVMALIAAVSLQPADYFAINSTPEKFATLGMHTVHLDDLSKEIGIDLEGRTGGAVTLAVGMTYIFTEIPFFEKLAAFFFQFVILFEAVFILTAIDSGTRVSRYLIQDFLGDFIKPLKRTDSLPANIIASAIACFIWGYLLYSGDISSVWALFGVSNQLMASIGLIIGATVILKIADKRWYMLTCLVPLSYLYVTVNVAGYWMIKNVYLNSANPGYNVINGIVSIIMLTLGVVIMVASITKWIQLLKIPQDVLVKKSESEVA encoded by the coding sequence ATGCATGCAGCTACAATCGTAATAGGTGCCATATGTGTTCTCTTAATTGGTTACCGTTTGTATGGTACGTTCATGGCGGCAAAAGTATTGAAGCTTAATGAAACAAAGCTGACTCCAGCTCATAAACTGGAAGATGGGCAAAACTATGTACCTACGAATAAATGGGTTACGTTTGGTCATCATTTTGCAGCCATTGCTGCAGCGGGTCCATTAGTTGGTCCCATTTTGGCGGCACAGTTCGGTTATTTGCCAGGCTTAATTTGGCTCTTGATTGGTGCTGTACTCGGTGGCGCTGTCCACGATATGGTTGTTTTGTTTGCTTCGATGCGTAGAGATGGAAAATCTTTATCAGAAGTTGCAAAAGAAGAACTTGGTCCTGTTGCTGGATTCTGTACAGGCTTAGCAATGTTATTTATTATCACAATCACAATGGCAGGTCTTTCATTGGTTGTATTGGGCGCACTTGAAAGAAACCCATGGGGAACTTTCGCAGTTGGTATCACAATCCCAATCGCAATGGGGGTTGGTTTGTACCACAAAAAGACCGGCAACTTAAAATTGGCAACAATTGTTGGTTTCGCTCTTATTATGTTAGCTATTTTTCTTGGTCCAAATATCGAAGGAACATGGCTTGGTGACGTATTAACACTAGAAAAAAGCACTTTAGCACTTATTCTTCCAATTTACGCTTTTTTCGCAGCTGCCTTACCAGTTTGGTTATTATTAGCACCTCGTGATTACTTAAGTACTTTTATGAAAATTGGCGTATTTATAGCCCTGATTATTGGGGTATTTTATGTAAATCCGGAAATTCAGTTTCCAAAGGTATTTTCACAATTCGTTAATGGCGGGGGTCCGATCGTTGCTGGTCCGCTTTGGCCGTTTATCTCGATTACGATTGCTTGTGGAGCCATTTCAGGTTTCCATGCCTTTGTAGGTTCTGGTACAACACCGAAGATGATCAATCGGTGGCATGACATTAAAGGGGTAGCATTTGGATCGATGCTTGTGGAGTGCTTAGTTGGGGTCATGGCCTTAATAGCCGCCGTATCCTTGCAGCCTGCAGATTATTTTGCGATAAACTCTACTCCGGAGAAATTTGCCACTCTGGGTATGCATACTGTCCATCTTGATGATCTTAGCAAAGAGATAGGAATAGACCTTGAAGGAAGAACAGGTGGCGCTGTTACACTAGCTGTTGGAATGACATACATCTTCACTGAAATTCCATTCTTTGAAAAACTTGCAGCATTTTTCTTCCAATTTGTAATTCTATTTGAGGCTGTCTTTATTTTAACAGCCATAGATTCGGGAACACGGGTTTCACGATATCTGATCCAAGATTTCCTTGGAGACTTTATTAAACCTTTAAAACGGACGGACTCTCTGCCTGCTAATATTATTGCCAGTGCCATTGCCTGCTTTATCTGGGGATATCTGTTATACTCCGGTGATATTAGTTCCGTTTGGGCGTTGTTCGGTGTATCTAATCAATTAATGGCTTCTATCGGATTAATTATCGGTGCAACCGTTATTCTCAAAATTGCCGATAAGCGCTGGTACATGTTAACATGTCTTGTCCCACTATCTTACCTATATGTTACAGTAAACGTTGCAGGATACTGGATGATTAAGAATGTTTACTTAAACTCAGCAAACCCAGGTTATAACGTCATTAACGGTATTGTTTCCATCATCATGCTGACGCTCGGCGTAGTAATTATGGTTGCATCTATTACTAAATGGATTCAGCTATTGAAGATTCCGCAAGACGTTCTAGTAAAAAAATCAGAATCTGAAGTCGCGTAA